Proteins encoded in a region of the Coffea eugenioides isolate CCC68of chromosome 4, Ceug_1.0, whole genome shotgun sequence genome:
- the LOC113768780 gene encoding uncharacterized protein LOC113768780 isoform X1: MKNSSDEAKVSTLVHTFSWSNCCCYKGTKGKTVHSQAKAKTMQKLSFGHDRRKCTKVCTDAYETHNYDHVGAPNNVENVNLNLIGSSDGLLQSDSQHGCNKELMDSNWFQIIPPGQALMWACNPSLIQSHVQNTSLLGDEKYSVNEPDFSQDH; encoded by the exons GCAAAGGTTTCCACTTTGGTCCATACTTTCTCTTGGTCCAATTGTTGTTGCTACAAAGGGACAAAAGGCAAAACAGTCCACTCACAAGCGAAAGCGAAGACGATGCAAAAATT GTCATTTGGACATGATAGACGAAAATGTACTAAAGTGTGCACAGATGCATATGAAACTCACAATTATGATCATGTTGGGGCACCCAATAATGTTGAGAATGTAAATTTGAATCTGATAGGATCATCCGATGGCCTATTGCAATCAGATTCACAGCATGGATGCAATAAGGAATTAATGGATAGTAATTGGTTTCAGATCATTCCTCCTGGTCAG GCATTAATGTGGGCATGCAATCCTTCATTAATCCAAAGTCATGTACAAAACACTAGCTTGTTAGGAGATGAAAAGTATTCAG TGAATGAACCAGATTTCAGCCAAGACCATTAA
- the LOC113768780 gene encoding uncharacterized protein LOC113768780 isoform X2: MKNSSDEAKVSTLVHTFSWSNCCCYKGTKGKTVHSQAKAKTMQKLSFGHDRRKCTKVCTDAYETHNYDHVGAPNNVENVNLNLIGSSDGLLQSDSQHGCNKELMDSNWFQIIPPGQLAWKKVW, from the exons GCAAAGGTTTCCACTTTGGTCCATACTTTCTCTTGGTCCAATTGTTGTTGCTACAAAGGGACAAAAGGCAAAACAGTCCACTCACAAGCGAAAGCGAAGACGATGCAAAAATT GTCATTTGGACATGATAGACGAAAATGTACTAAAGTGTGCACAGATGCATATGAAACTCACAATTATGATCATGTTGGGGCACCCAATAATGTTGAGAATGTAAATTTGAATCTGATAGGATCATCCGATGGCCTATTGCAATCAGATTCACAGCATGGATGCAATAAGGAATTAATGGATAGTAATTGGTTTCAGATCATTCCTCCTGGTCAG CTTGCTTGGAAAAAAGTTTGGTGA